Proteins from a single region of Rhodospirillales bacterium:
- the fabG gene encoding 3-oxoacyl-ACP reductase FabG: MSNLTRRAIVTGGSGHIGGAVCRRLARDGLHVIVHGNRHPEQAGAVAAAITTNGGSAETVTFDIRDGEATRRCLVRLLDAGPIQVIINNAAIYRDGLMAAMPAERWRDVIDVSLNGFYNVTQPLLLPMLGTRWGRIITISSVTGVIGNKGQVNYAAAKSGLHGATRALALELASRRITVNAVAPGIIEGPITDQAFDAATIKRLVPMGRAGTPDEVAALVSFLASDEASYISGQIININGVMA, translated from the coding sequence ATGAGCAACCTGACGCGGCGCGCAATCGTCACCGGTGGGAGCGGCCATATTGGCGGCGCCGTCTGCCGACGCCTGGCGCGTGACGGCCTGCATGTAATCGTCCACGGCAACCGTCACCCCGAGCAGGCGGGCGCTGTCGCCGCCGCGATCACGACCAACGGTGGTTCGGCCGAAACGGTCACCTTCGATATCCGGGACGGCGAAGCCACCCGCCGCTGCCTCGTGCGATTGCTGGACGCGGGGCCGATCCAGGTCATCATCAACAATGCTGCGATCTACCGCGACGGCCTGATGGCAGCGATGCCGGCCGAGCGATGGCGCGATGTCATCGACGTAAGCCTGAACGGCTTCTACAATGTCACCCAGCCGTTACTTCTGCCCATGCTGGGGACGCGTTGGGGCCGAATCATTACCATCTCTTCGGTTACCGGCGTGATCGGCAATAAAGGCCAAGTCAACTATGCCGCCGCGAAGTCGGGCTTACACGGCGCGACCCGAGCCTTGGCCCTGGAGCTGGCGTCCCGGAGGATCACCGTAAACGCCGTGGCGCCCGGAATCATCGAGGGACCGATCACGGATCAAGCGTTTGACGCCGCGACGATCAAACGACTGGTTCCGATGGGTCGCGCGGGCACCCCCGACGAAGTTGCTGCGTTGGTGAGCTTTCTAGCCTCCGATGAGGCCAGCTACATCTCCGGGCAGATCATCAACATCAACGGCGTGATGGCATAA
- a CDS encoding ATP-binding cassette domain-containing protein, whose translation MAFGSRILQKDLTFHVNRGDIFVIMGGSGCGKSTLLRHLIGLKSPAAGTICYAGESLWDAPPDQQRRILRRCGVLFQNGALWSSMTLAENVALPLREYTRLPENTIRELAALKLALVGLAGFEDYYPSEISGGMQKRAGLARAIALDPEILFFDEPSAGLDPISSRLLDDLIIELRDSMGATIVIVSHELASIFTIANNSVFLDAESKTMIGSGDPKLLLAQTRNSTVKRFLTRGEPDQ comes from the coding sequence ATGGCCTTCGGATCGCGCATCTTGCAAAAGGATCTGACGTTTCACGTCAACCGCGGCGACATCTTCGTCATCATGGGCGGCAGCGGATGTGGCAAGAGCACGTTGCTGCGCCACTTGATCGGGTTAAAATCCCCCGCCGCCGGCACCATCTGCTACGCGGGCGAGAGCCTGTGGGATGCGCCGCCCGACCAGCAACGCCGTATCCTGCGCCGATGCGGCGTCCTGTTTCAAAATGGGGCGCTGTGGAGTTCGATGACGCTGGCGGAAAACGTCGCTTTGCCGCTGCGCGAATACACGCGACTTCCCGAGAACACGATTCGCGAGCTCGCTGCGCTGAAGCTGGCATTGGTCGGCCTTGCCGGGTTCGAGGACTATTATCCGTCGGAGATCAGCGGCGGCATGCAAAAGCGCGCCGGACTCGCCCGGGCAATTGCGCTCGATCCGGAAATTCTGTTTTTCGATGAGCCCTCGGCGGGCCTCGATCCGATCAGCTCAAGGCTGCTCGACGACCTCATCATCGAACTGCGCGACAGTATGGGCGCGACGATTGTCATCGTCTCGCACGAGTTGGCCAGCATCTTCACTATCGCCAACAACTCCGTGTTCCTCGATGCCGAAAGCAAAACTATGATCGGATCGGGAGATCCCAAGCTACTTCTCGCGCAGACACGAAATTCGACCGTAAAGCGGTTTCTCACCCGAGGCGAGCCCGATCAGTGA
- a CDS encoding multidrug efflux RND transporter permease subunit, translating into MLSAFFIDRPKFAFVLSIVITLAGLIALTTLPVDQYPDITPPVVQVTASYPGASALVVESTVAEPLEQQINGVEGMIYIASTSGNDGSLTVQVTFEVGTDPDIAQVNVQNRVALAQPQLPQEVVRQGLSVRKQSTNLLLVINLTSPNETHDSLYLSNFASINLVDALARVPGVGQVTIFGARDYSMRMWLDVARMASLGITTSDVVNAVREQNVQVAPGQIGGAPSDPDQQFQYTIRTLGRLVDIDAFRDIIVRARSDGSSVKIKDIARVELGARSYASFGLLNGKPSANIGIYQLPGSNALAVATSVQKEVDRLSARFPPDLKASILYDTTRFVDESIKEVAKTLAEALLLVVLVVFVFLQDWRMTVIPSIAIPVSLIGTFAAMQAVGFSINVITLLALVLSIGIVVDDAIIVVENVQRKLTLGLSPRDAAVQAMREVTSPIIATSLVLLAVFVPVGFIPGITGKLYQQFALTIAVAVLISTVNALTLSPALCAAVLRPHETAHGWFFRTFNRGFDAVLSRYTRAVRALVARVGIVVLVFVCLIGTTVLGFVRLPQAFLPVEDQGYFFVNLQLPAAASLQRTSAVMAEVGDILQKTPGIHSVVAVGGFSFLTGTTAANSGVLFAVLDPWFERDTTALKAENIVARTRGRLWGIPEATVIAFNPPSIRGLGSTGGFDFQLQDPRGDNPQELAAALRALLFRANQTPELRNVFSTFQADVPQIWIDVDREKAKKQGVPLDEIFSTLQTQLGSFYVNDFNMFGRTYRVLLQADTQFRGDPDDILQLYVRNERNEMVPLRTLVALSSILGPENVRRYNLVSAAQVNGEPAPGYSSGDAVAAMERLAAEVLPPGMTYEWSGVTFQEIRAGQKAPVLFALAIVFAYLFLVAQYESWSIPLSVMLCVPLAAAGAVAGLLIAHINNDIYAQIGMVLLIGLAAKNAILIVEFARTTHAKGGSLREAAVTAATLRFRAIMMTAFSFILGVIPLLFASGAGAASRQSLGTTVFAGLLAATSVGTLLVPAFYVGIQGAVERWTRRASRTSSDHTQGPSHG; encoded by the coding sequence ATGCTCAGCGCGTTTTTCATCGACCGGCCAAAATTTGCTTTCGTTCTATCCATCGTTATCACCCTGGCCGGGTTGATCGCCCTAACCACCCTTCCGGTTGATCAATACCCCGACATCACGCCGCCGGTCGTTCAGGTTACCGCCAGCTATCCCGGCGCCAGCGCCCTCGTCGTTGAATCGACCGTGGCGGAACCGCTCGAACAGCAGATCAACGGCGTCGAAGGAATGATTTATATCGCTTCGACGAGCGGCAACGACGGCAGCCTGACAGTGCAGGTAACCTTCGAAGTCGGCACTGACCCGGACATCGCCCAGGTGAATGTCCAGAACCGGGTTGCGCTGGCCCAACCTCAGTTGCCGCAGGAGGTGGTTCGGCAGGGCCTTTCGGTGCGAAAGCAGTCGACCAATCTGCTCCTCGTCATCAACCTGACATCACCCAATGAAACACATGACAGCCTTTACCTCAGCAACTTCGCCTCGATCAATCTCGTCGATGCGCTTGCCCGTGTTCCCGGCGTCGGTCAGGTAACGATCTTCGGGGCACGCGACTACAGCATGCGCATGTGGCTTGACGTCGCCCGCATGGCGAGCCTCGGTATCACCACCAGCGATGTCGTGAACGCCGTTCGCGAGCAGAACGTTCAGGTCGCCCCCGGGCAGATCGGCGGCGCGCCGAGCGATCCGGATCAGCAATTTCAGTATACGATTCGCACGCTGGGCCGCCTCGTCGACATTGATGCCTTTCGCGACATCATTGTAAGAGCACGATCCGACGGCTCCAGCGTCAAGATTAAGGACATCGCACGCGTCGAACTCGGGGCGCGTAGCTACGCCTCGTTCGGTCTGCTCAACGGCAAACCCTCGGCGAACATCGGCATCTACCAGCTCCCCGGATCGAACGCGCTGGCGGTAGCGACGAGCGTCCAAAAGGAAGTGGACCGACTTTCGGCACGCTTCCCGCCCGACCTCAAGGCCAGCATCCTTTATGATACGACCCGCTTCGTCGACGAATCCATCAAGGAGGTGGCAAAGACGCTGGCGGAGGCGCTGCTTCTCGTCGTGCTCGTCGTCTTCGTTTTCCTACAGGACTGGCGTATGACGGTGATCCCGTCGATCGCCATCCCTGTCTCCCTGATCGGCACGTTCGCGGCCATGCAGGCGGTTGGCTTCAGCATCAACGTGATCACCCTGCTGGCCCTCGTTTTGTCGATCGGTATCGTCGTCGACGACGCGATCATCGTTGTCGAGAATGTTCAGCGGAAGCTCACCCTCGGCCTTTCACCCCGCGACGCCGCCGTGCAGGCGATGCGCGAAGTAACCAGCCCGATTATCGCAACGTCGCTCGTGTTGCTGGCGGTGTTCGTGCCAGTGGGATTCATCCCGGGCATCACCGGCAAGCTCTACCAGCAGTTCGCGCTGACCATCGCCGTCGCCGTGCTGATTTCAACGGTCAATGCCTTGACGCTGAGCCCGGCCCTTTGCGCCGCAGTGCTGCGCCCGCATGAGACGGCGCACGGTTGGTTCTTTCGCACCTTCAACCGCGGCTTCGACGCCGTTCTATCGCGCTATACACGCGCCGTTCGCGCTCTCGTTGCGCGCGTCGGCATCGTCGTGCTCGTCTTCGTCTGTCTCATCGGCACGACGGTCTTGGGTTTCGTGCGCCTCCCGCAAGCCTTTCTGCCGGTCGAAGACCAGGGCTATTTCTTCGTCAATCTCCAGCTTCCCGCGGCAGCATCGCTCCAGCGCACCTCCGCCGTGATGGCGGAGGTCGGCGACATCCTCCAGAAGACGCCCGGCATCCACAGTGTCGTCGCCGTCGGCGGTTTCAGTTTCCTGACAGGGACCACCGCTGCCAACAGTGGCGTGCTGTTCGCCGTCCTCGATCCGTGGTTCGAGCGCGATACCACAGCGCTCAAGGCCGAGAATATTGTCGCACGGACCCGTGGCCGGCTCTGGGGCATTCCTGAAGCAACCGTCATCGCCTTCAACCCGCCCTCGATCCGGGGCCTCGGTAGCACTGGCGGCTTTGACTTTCAGCTTCAGGACCCGCGTGGCGACAATCCTCAGGAACTGGCGGCGGCGCTGCGCGCGCTGCTGTTCCGCGCCAACCAGACGCCCGAGCTGCGCAACGTCTTCAGTACGTTTCAGGCGGACGTCCCGCAAATCTGGATCGACGTCGATCGCGAAAAGGCGAAGAAACAAGGTGTTCCGCTGGATGAGATATTTTCCACGCTCCAGACCCAGCTTGGCTCGTTTTATGTCAACGATTTTAATATGTTCGGGAGGACATACCGGGTTCTTCTCCAAGCGGATACGCAGTTTCGCGGTGATCCGGACGATATCTTGCAGCTCTACGTCCGAAATGAGCGCAACGAGATGGTCCCGTTGCGTACGCTCGTCGCGCTTTCGTCCATCTTGGGGCCGGAAAACGTTCGCCGCTACAACCTCGTCAGCGCGGCGCAGGTAAACGGCGAACCTGCGCCCGGCTACAGTTCGGGTGATGCAGTTGCGGCCATGGAGCGCCTGGCGGCGGAAGTCCTGCCGCCAGGGATGACCTACGAATGGTCTGGCGTAACGTTTCAGGAGATTCGCGCCGGCCAGAAGGCGCCCGTGTTGTTCGCCCTCGCGATTGTTTTCGCCTATCTTTTTCTTGTCGCGCAGTATGAGAGCTGGTCGATACCGCTGTCGGTGATGCTATGCGTGCCACTTGCGGCTGCGGGTGCCGTCGCCGGCCTGCTCATCGCCCACATTAATAACGACATTTATGCTCAAATCGGCATGGTGCTGCTGATCGGTCTCGCGGCGAAGAACGCGATTCTCATCGTCGAATTCGCGCGAACCACCCATGCCAAGGGCGGATCCTTGCGCGAAGCCGCGGTAACCGCAGCGACGCTTCGTTTTCGGGCGATCATGATGACCGCCTTTTCATTCATCCTTGGCGTTATTCCGCTGTTGTTTGCCAGCGGCGCCGGCGCTGCCAGTCGCCAGTCACTTGGAACAACGGTGTTCGCAGGACTTCTGGCGGCGACATCGGTCGGCACGCTCCTCGTGCCGGCATTCTACGTGGGAATTCAGGGCGCGGTGGAACGCTGGACGCGAAGAGCGAGCCGGACCTCGAGCGACCACACCCAGGGTCCCTCCCACGGCTGA
- a CDS encoding glycosyltransferase family 2 protein, translating to MSRIAVVIPAYNEAATIGAVAKAACTIGALVIVVDDGSADGTSGCLDTAAVTLLRNDANCGKGASLWRGMQQALALGAEAIVTLDGDGQHPPERIGCLVAAHQEYPERVIIAARMLERQRMPETRRFGNEVADFWISWAAGCPIFDSQSGFRLYPAALLANLHLRHGRSRSFVFESEILIEAARRGFRPLAVPIEAVYHNQARRSHYRPWLDTVRIISMVAGKLIRRGMDPAGLICSRRHRPEVYRAQAPSVGV from the coding sequence GTGTCACGGATTGCCGTTGTTATCCCGGCGTACAACGAGGCGGCGACCATCGGAGCCGTCGCCAAAGCGGCATGCACGATTGGCGCCCTCGTGATCGTCGTCGATGACGGCTCCGCGGACGGTACCAGCGGCTGCCTAGACACAGCAGCGGTGACACTACTGCGCAATGATGCGAACTGCGGCAAGGGTGCGAGCCTTTGGCGAGGCATGCAGCAGGCACTCGCCCTCGGGGCCGAAGCCATCGTTACGCTCGACGGGGACGGACAGCATCCACCGGAGCGGATCGGCTGCCTGGTCGCAGCCCACCAGGAATACCCCGAAAGAGTTATTATTGCCGCGCGTATGCTCGAACGGCAGCGCATGCCGGAAACACGACGGTTTGGCAACGAGGTTGCCGACTTCTGGATCTCGTGGGCGGCCGGATGCCCGATCTTCGACAGCCAATCCGGATTCCGACTCTATCCAGCGGCGCTGCTGGCCAACCTCCACCTTCGCCACGGGCGTAGCCGCAGCTTCGTCTTCGAAAGCGAAATCCTCATCGAAGCCGCGCGCCGGGGTTTTCGTCCTCTCGCCGTACCGATTGAGGCGGTCTATCACAACCAGGCGCGTCGCAGCCATTACCGGCCGTGGCTGGATACCGTGCGCATCATATCGATGGTCGCCGGCAAGCTGATCCGTCGTGGAATGGACCCCGCGGGTCTGATTTGCTCGCGGCGGCATCGTCCCGAGGTCTATCGAGCACAAGCGCCGTCAGTCGGCGTTTAA
- a CDS encoding L,D-transpeptidase family protein: MDGRPAWEQAALGRPATTPAADPQSLRKPVPRGGAFLPPPARPSMAAPAKPGAPGAEFGALVTTRVVSTGGERKPVMRTHAPEALDASVAGPQPDLPRLAMEQTWLGVDTITARHEDTMVDLAVQHDMGFTEIAMANPGVDPWLPGDGTTIVLPSRHLLPDAPHKGIVINLPEQRLYLFERDQFVVSFPIGIGRDGFATPIGRTRIVRKQAAPVWYPTPSARRDDPTLPAAVAPGPDNPLGTHALYLGWPSYLIHGTNKEYGIGRRASRGCIRMYANDIVFIFNRVPVGTSVTVVDQPIKIQRLADGIYLEADPSLAQVQQWEKAGRFKPQPAAGIAEALRRSAAPGGEDVDWTVVDRVIAERRGIPTRVTRIVGATTVVAVQPAEQRHTTDTSNGANDLVRWLRAQLFGQDD; encoded by the coding sequence ATGGACGGTCGCCCCGCTTGGGAGCAAGCCGCGCTGGGCCGGCCCGCGACCACCCCGGCGGCGGATCCGCAATCGCTGCGCAAACCCGTGCCGAGAGGGGGCGCCTTCCTGCCGCCGCCAGCACGCCCGTCAATGGCCGCTCCGGCAAAGCCTGGGGCACCGGGCGCCGAATTCGGTGCGCTTGTGACGACGCGCGTGGTGTCAACCGGCGGCGAGCGCAAGCCAGTGATGCGCACGCACGCGCCCGAAGCGCTTGATGCCTCAGTGGCCGGCCCACAGCCGGATCTGCCACGGCTCGCGATGGAGCAGACATGGCTGGGGGTAGACACCATCACGGCCCGACACGAAGACACAATGGTCGATCTGGCGGTACAGCACGACATGGGGTTCACCGAGATTGCGATGGCCAATCCCGGCGTCGATCCCTGGTTGCCCGGCGACGGAACGACCATCGTTTTACCGAGCCGCCATCTTCTGCCCGATGCGCCCCATAAGGGGATCGTCATTAACCTGCCCGAACAACGGCTGTACCTCTTTGAGCGAGACCAATTCGTCGTCTCTTTTCCGATCGGTATCGGCCGTGACGGATTTGCCACCCCGATCGGCCGGACTAGGATCGTTCGCAAGCAGGCAGCACCCGTTTGGTATCCGACTCCCTCGGCACGGCGCGATGATCCGACGCTGCCGGCCGCCGTCGCGCCGGGGCCGGATAACCCGCTCGGCACACACGCGCTCTATCTAGGATGGCCGTCCTACCTGATCCACGGAACAAACAAGGAATATGGGATCGGTCGGCGCGCAAGTCGCGGTTGCATCCGGATGTATGCCAACGATATCGTATTTATCTTCAATCGCGTTCCCGTCGGAACCTCGGTAACCGTTGTCGATCAGCCGATCAAGATCCAGCGCCTCGCCGACGGTATCTATCTCGAGGCAGATCCGTCACTTGCCCAGGTGCAACAATGGGAAAAGGCCGGACGATTCAAGCCTCAACCTGCCGCGGGGATCGCCGAAGCTCTGCGCCGTTCCGCAGCGCCCGGTGGCGAGGATGTGGACTGGACCGTCGTCGATCGCGTTATCGCCGAGCGGCGAGGAATCCCCACGCGTGTAACCCGCATCGTTGGAGCGACGACCGTCGTCGCGGTTCAGCCGGCCGAGCAACGGCATACGACGGATACGTCCAATGGCGCGAACGATCTGGTCAGATGGCTGCGGGCGCAGCTCTTCGGTCAGGATGACTAG
- a CDS encoding LysE family transporter, whose product MYGVLLLLKAMLAGFVVAVPIGAIGAMCLRRAIHGRWVAGLVTGLGAAVADSLLAMGAMFGLTLLTRYILENQKPVLLMGGVFLIFVGARMIAKRRPKFDAEAPSVNHQLRRWRAWTGALSTGFALTIINPATLIAFVGVFAGLGLFHHDSDKLSLSWLIVVGVFTGSMLWWATLTGTAFLIRRHLSLEFIVVLNVVLGLVVVGFGAASLLALWDVRI is encoded by the coding sequence GTGTACGGCGTCCTATTGCTGTTAAAGGCGATGCTTGCCGGCTTCGTCGTTGCGGTGCCGATCGGCGCCATCGGTGCCATGTGCCTGCGACGGGCAATCCATGGACGCTGGGTTGCCGGCCTCGTCACCGGCTTGGGTGCGGCGGTCGCCGATTCGCTGCTGGCGATGGGTGCAATGTTCGGGTTGACGCTCCTGACCCGCTATATCCTCGAGAACCAAAAGCCCGTCCTTCTAATGGGCGGCGTCTTCTTGATCTTCGTGGGTGCGCGGATGATCGCCAAACGACGCCCGAAATTTGATGCGGAGGCCCCCTCAGTCAACCACCAGCTACGCCGTTGGCGGGCGTGGACCGGAGCGCTGAGTACGGGTTTCGCGCTCACGATCATCAATCCGGCAACATTGATCGCTTTCGTCGGGGTGTTCGCGGGGCTCGGGTTGTTCCATCACGACAGCGACAAGCTGAGCCTGAGTTGGCTGATTGTCGTCGGTGTGTTCACCGGCTCGATGTTGTGGTGGGCGACACTGACCGGGACGGCGTTCCTTATTCGCCGGCACCTTTCCCTTGAGTTTATCGTCGTTCTGAACGTCGTTCTCGGCCTGGTGGTCGTCGGGTTCGGTGCCGCCAGTCTGCTGGCGCTTTGGGACGTCCGGATCTGA
- a CDS encoding beta-ketoacyl synthase chain length factor, producing the protein MPLFIGGVGLMGPGLSGWPGSLPVLQGRIPYQPQPVATPTPALLAAGERRRATAAAKLVLQVGEEALSDNDIDVDHLLCVFASASGELSIVDNLCRTLCSDDRALSPTQFHNSVHNASAGYWSIATGSGGASVSLSAFDDTFAAGLLEAAVTARTERVPVLFVACDLPAPEPLRAKRPLVDPFAVALLLLPQNSADKYPSLSVQTETVRSSESTLADAALERLRRSNPAARCLPLIQAIATGSAAPVRIGAASMPIRASVAR; encoded by the coding sequence ATGCCGCTATTTATTGGTGGTGTGGGCCTGATGGGACCGGGCTTGTCCGGATGGCCTGGCAGCCTGCCTGTCTTGCAAGGTCGTATCCCCTATCAGCCGCAACCTGTCGCAACGCCGACACCGGCTCTGCTCGCGGCCGGAGAACGACGGCGCGCGACCGCCGCCGCCAAATTGGTGCTGCAGGTCGGCGAAGAGGCCCTCAGTGACAACGACATCGACGTTGACCACCTATTATGCGTTTTCGCGTCGGCGAGCGGCGAGCTCTCCATCGTCGATAACCTGTGTCGCACGCTGTGCTCGGATGATCGCGCGCTCTCTCCAACCCAGTTTCATAATTCCGTACATAATGCATCGGCGGGATATTGGTCGATCGCCACGGGTAGCGGCGGAGCATCCGTCAGTTTATCGGCATTTGACGATACCTTCGCAGCGGGACTGCTCGAAGCCGCCGTTACTGCCCGGACCGAGCGCGTGCCGGTGTTGTTCGTCGCTTGCGACTTACCCGCACCTGAGCCTCTGCGTGCGAAGCGTCCACTCGTCGATCCTTTCGCGGTCGCGCTGCTGCTGCTCCCACAGAACTCCGCAGATAAATACCCCAGCCTGAGCGTGCAGACCGAAACTGTTCGATCATCGGAGAGCACCCTCGCCGACGCCGCACTCGAGCGACTGCGCCGCAGTAACCCGGCCGCCCGCTGCTTGCCGCTCATCCAAGCGATTGCGACCGGCAGCGCCGCGCCTGTGCGCATTGGAGCTGCGAGCATGCCGATACGTGCCAGCGTTGCCCGTTAA
- a CDS encoding efflux RND transporter periplasmic adaptor subunit: MTGFASLRYPAGAVLLTLALFLASCDNNPPKAQQAMPPPAVTVTAVERTTINPQSEYIGQTVAVDSVDLRARVEAFLERRTFREGEDVKQGALLFALEHDPFAAAVDAAAARVAEAEAEVVRTRRDLERSKKLASQGNLSLQSLDRAQSDQLQAEAALDRSRAELRQAQINLGYTQIDAPFDGRIGRSMYSVGQWVGPDSGVLAQLVKLDPIYVVFNVSERSYLDGLASIEKAHEAGVAKPVFVPRLRLANGSEYPPSGRLDFVDNRVDPTTGTIAVRATFPNPDHVLLPGLFVTVILEESAAKSALLIPQASVQEDQGGRFVIVVGDDNKAEVRRIQTGERIGVRWEVISGLAEGERIVSEGLQKVRAGATVSPSAATPPSSAG; encoded by the coding sequence GTGACTGGTTTTGCATCCCTCCGGTATCCAGCCGGCGCCGTCCTGCTGACGCTCGCGCTGTTTTTGGCGTCGTGCGACAACAACCCTCCCAAGGCGCAACAGGCGATGCCGCCGCCCGCGGTGACGGTCACGGCGGTGGAACGGACGACGATCAACCCGCAAAGCGAATACATCGGCCAAACGGTGGCCGTTGATTCCGTTGATTTGCGAGCGCGCGTCGAGGCGTTCCTTGAACGGCGGACGTTCCGCGAGGGCGAGGATGTCAAACAGGGCGCGCTCCTCTTTGCTCTCGAGCATGATCCGTTCGCCGCCGCCGTCGACGCCGCCGCCGCCCGCGTCGCCGAGGCGGAAGCTGAAGTGGTGCGCACACGCCGTGACCTTGAACGCTCGAAGAAGCTTGCTAGTCAAGGAAACCTGAGCCTGCAGTCTCTCGACCGGGCGCAGTCCGACCAGCTTCAGGCGGAAGCGGCGCTTGATCGCAGTCGGGCGGAGCTTCGCCAAGCCCAGATCAACCTCGGCTACACGCAGATCGATGCTCCCTTCGACGGGCGGATCGGCCGGTCCATGTACAGCGTCGGGCAATGGGTCGGGCCGGACAGCGGCGTCCTCGCCCAACTCGTTAAGCTCGATCCAATCTACGTCGTTTTCAATGTCAGTGAACGCAGCTATCTCGATGGCCTCGCCAGCATCGAAAAGGCGCACGAGGCCGGCGTCGCGAAGCCGGTGTTTGTTCCCCGACTGCGTCTCGCCAACGGCAGCGAATATCCTCCCTCCGGGCGACTGGACTTCGTCGATAACCGGGTCGATCCGACGACCGGAACAATCGCCGTACGCGCGACATTTCCCAATCCCGATCACGTTCTGCTGCCGGGACTGTTCGTAACCGTCATCCTGGAGGAAAGCGCCGCCAAATCAGCCCTGCTGATCCCGCAAGCCTCGGTCCAGGAGGATCAGGGCGGACGGTTCGTCATTGTCGTCGGCGACGACAATAAGGCCGAGGTCCGGCGCATCCAGACCGGCGAACGCATCGGTGTGCGCTGGGAAGTGATCTCCGGCCTTGCCGAAGGAGAACGGATCGTTTCGGAAGGCCTTCAGAAGGTCCGCGCCGGCGCGACTGTCTCGCCGAGCGCCGCCACCCCGCCGTCGTCCGCGGGGTAA
- a CDS encoding MCE family protein yields MSKPADPKMIGAFVLGAVALIVAGVLILGGGTFFARQTPAVMFFKGSVAGLSVGSSVNFRGVKVGQVTRVFIRYEPDGTSPLIIPVFAELSTDNIQLVGNGEERDPTHEVVRRGTDNTLRTFVERGLRAQLALPSLVTGQATISLDFFPTMPADFDNSYPDRIEIPTAPSTLQEVQATVQQVIDKVSQLPLDELVDDARNMLKGANRLVNDPQIAQAIANANLTMDDLRETAQILDARLGPLIASLHETSATAGDTLSALRGMVPHAETSLDQITATMKTAQQSLTAAEQVLTSANGVIEPGSAVNFALSNALKETAAAARSVRELVDQLQRDPNSLVFGRPAESNN; encoded by the coding sequence ATGAGTAAACCTGCCGATCCAAAGATGATCGGCGCGTTCGTCCTCGGCGCCGTCGCGCTGATTGTCGCGGGGGTGCTGATCTTGGGTGGCGGCACGTTCTTCGCTCGCCAGACGCCAGCCGTCATGTTTTTCAAGGGGTCGGTTGCGGGACTTTCGGTCGGCTCGTCGGTCAATTTCCGCGGGGTAAAGGTCGGCCAGGTCACCCGGGTGTTCATCCGCTACGAACCCGACGGCACGAGCCCGCTGATCATCCCCGTCTTTGCCGAGCTCAGTACCGACAACATTCAACTCGTCGGCAACGGTGAAGAACGGGACCCGACTCACGAAGTGGTTCGCCGCGGCACCGACAATACGCTCCGCACGTTTGTCGAGCGCGGGCTGCGCGCCCAACTGGCACTGCCGAGTCTGGTTACCGGACAGGCGACGATCTCGCTCGATTTTTTCCCAACGATGCCGGCGGACTTCGACAACTCTTACCCTGATCGCATCGAGATCCCGACGGCACCGTCGACGCTTCAAGAAGTGCAGGCCACGGTGCAGCAGGTTATCGACAAGGTCTCTCAACTGCCGCTGGACGAACTCGTGGACGACGCCCGCAACATGCTCAAGGGTGCGAACCGGCTGGTGAACGATCCACAGATCGCCCAGGCGATCGCTAACGCTAACCTGACGATGGACGACCTTCGTGAAACAGCGCAAATCCTCGATGCGCGATTGGGCCCGCTCATCGCGAGCTTACATGAAACGTCGGCAACCGCAGGCGATACCCTGTCCGCCCTTCGTGGCATGGTTCCGCACGCCGAAACCTCGCTCGATCAGATTACCGCGACGATGAAAACGGCGCAGCAGAGTCTCACCGCTGCCGAGCAGGTGCTGACGTCGGCAAACGGCGTTATCGAACCCGGCTCGGCGGTGAACTTCGCCCTGTCAAACGCGCTCAAAGAAACGGCTGCGGCGGCGCGTTCGGTACGCGAACTGGTCGACCAGCTTCAGCGCGATCCCAATTCCCTGGTGTTCGGCCGACCGGCCGAAAGCAATAACTAA